The Pseudomonadota bacterium DNA window CGGCCTCAAGCCCTCGCGCGGCGTCTTCTCGGCGGCGCCGGAGGGATCGGACCTGATGGCCGTCGTCTCCGTGCAGGGCTGCCATTCACGCACGGTCCGGGACACCGCCGCCTTCTTCGATGCGTGCCGGGGCGGCGCGCCCGGCGAGTTCATGTCGTACTGGACGCCGGATCAGCCCTATCAGGACCTCATCCGGCGGGACCCACGGAAGCTGAAGATCGCGCTCTCGCACGAGTGGGGCGACTATCGGGCGACGCCGCACATCGCGGGCGAGCTCGAGCGTGCCGGCCGTTTCCTCGAGGGGCTCGGCCATCGGGTCGAGTGGCGGACGCCAGCGATCGACTTTCGTGCCGCCTATGCGGCGCAGACTGCCTGCTACATCACCAACATTGCGATGAATCTCGAGCGCCTGACCAAGCTGCGCGGCCATGCGCGGCCGAGCGTCGAGTGGATCGAGCCGATGAACGTAAGGATCTGGGAGGCAGGCATCGACATGCGCTATTCAGCGCGTGCCGAGATGCAGGCGACTTTCAACCAGACCTCGCGCGGCTTCGGCATCTTCTTCGAGGACTGGGACATCCTGCTGACGCCGATCTCGACGCTGACCACGCATCGGCTGGGCACGCTCGACTACATTACGCTCAACGCGACGGACACGCCGCTCGACTGGTTCGCCAAACTCTGGGGCATGTACGCCTATACACCGCTCGGCAATCTCTGCGGGATCCCGGCGATCTCGCTACCGATGGCCGCGCACGACAACGGCTTGCCGCTCGGCATCCACGCGCTCTCCCGCCAGGCCAATGACGGTCTCCTGCTGCAACTCGCCGCCCAGATCGAGCGCGCGCTCGACGGCAAGTGGAACGGCGGACGCCGGCCCGGCGTGCATGTGACGATGGCGTGAACCTACGAGGTCGAGAGCCAGATGAGCAAGAAGGTCGTTGTCATCGGGGCTGGAATGGTGGGCATTGTCGCTGCCAGCTTCTTGCAGCGAGATGGCCACACGGTCGCGGTCGTCGACCCTAACGGACCGGGTGAAGGGGCCTCATTCGGCAATGCCGGAGGATTGAATCCGTCTTCGGTTGTGCCGATGTCGATGCCGGGTATCGTTCGAAATGTGCCTAAATGGCTATCAGATCCGCTCGGACCGCTTGCCATTCGGTGGACTTACCTACCGTCTCTTCTCCCCTGGCTCATCCGCTTTATTCGGGCAGGAACGCCTGAGCGCGTGGAATCCCAGGCGCGTGCTCTTCGCGATCTGTTGGGGCCCTGCCTCGACTGCCTCGAACCGCTGGTCAAGGCCGCGGACGCACAAGATCTCGTCCATCGGCGGGGCGCTCTATTCGTCTCACGTTCTAAAGACGCATTCACGAATGACCGAGCGGCATGGGACTTGCGCCGGCGTCACGGCGTTAAATGGGACGATCTGAACGCGGACGA harbors:
- a CDS encoding amidase is translated as MKTVMSWDAWMSYDALGLAELVRRKEVTPRDLAEQVAAGIAKVNPAIGAVVEVFEDVVADPLKDGMRPDGIFAGVPYLMKDLGPTLKGRKQEMGARLMQGNVATADSFLTTRIRQAGLNIMGRTTTPEFGVCGSVENEKVYVSRNPWDRAYTTGGSSAGTGAAIAAGVIPLSHASDGGGSIRIPAGINGTIGLKPSRGVFSAAPEGSDLMAVVSVQGCHSRTVRDTAAFFDACRGGAPGEFMSYWTPDQPYQDLIRRDPRKLKIALSHEWGDYRATPHIAGELERAGRFLEGLGHRVEWRTPAIDFRAAYAAQTACYITNIAMNLERLTKLRGHARPSVEWIEPMNVRIWEAGIDMRYSARAEMQATFNQTSRGFGIFFEDWDILLTPISTLTTHRLGTLDYITLNATDTPLDWFAKLWGMYAYTPLGNLCGIPAISLPMAAHDNGLPLGIHALSRQANDGLLLQLAAQIERALDGKWNGGRRPGVHVTMA